Proteins from one Gimesia maris genomic window:
- a CDS encoding HAD family hydrolase yields MSDHLPIQAVAFDLDGLMFNTEHVFFLSGDALLQRRGKTMTPDILRGMMGRRALEGFEHLSSHLEKPEDPHELWLESQEIFRSLLQEHLKPMKGLFELLDYLEELDIPKCVATSSPRPYLETLLVQFDLTHRFPISLTAEDVTHGKPHPEIYLTAAEKMSVTPERMLVLEDSETGTKSGVGAGAYVVSIPHEYSNYGDFSSARFIADSLTDARVLDLFSPQHS; encoded by the coding sequence ATGTCAGATCATCTCCCCATCCAGGCCGTCGCCTTTGATCTGGATGGTTTAATGTTTAATACCGAACACGTGTTTTTTCTTTCTGGTGATGCACTCCTGCAGCGTCGTGGCAAAACGATGACCCCCGATATCCTGCGGGGCATGATGGGACGTCGGGCTCTGGAAGGATTTGAACATCTCTCCAGCCATCTGGAGAAGCCGGAAGATCCTCACGAACTCTGGCTCGAAAGCCAGGAAATTTTTCGTTCGCTATTGCAGGAACACCTGAAACCCATGAAAGGGTTGTTTGAGCTGCTGGACTACCTGGAAGAGTTGGATATCCCCAAGTGTGTCGCAACTTCATCTCCACGGCCTTACCTCGAGACTCTGCTCGTCCAGTTTGACCTGACACATCGTTTTCCCATCAGTTTGACTGCGGAAGACGTCACCCACGGCAAGCCTCATCCGGAAATCTATCTGACTGCTGCTGAAAAAATGAGTGTCACCCCCGAACGGATGCTGGTCCTGGAAGACAGTGAGACAGGTACGAAATCGGGAGTCGGAGCAGGGGCATATGTGGTTTCGATTCCACACGAATACAGTAATTATGGCGACTTCAGTTCGGCTCGGTTCATTGCTGACAGCCTGACCGATGCGCGTGTGCTCGACCTGTTCTCGCCTCAACATTCATAA
- a CDS encoding (Fe-S)-binding protein — translation MKPGSSFSQSVDVSKDSTEIPGSEIPYEKFLDCIHCGLCTAACPTYLETGNENDSPRGRIYLMRAVVDQRVELSDAVRGHLDLCLDCRSCETACPSGVQYGRLIEPFRVDIQKMDARQGKGAQQDWFHRWILYRLFPYPGRIRMTLVPARIMQALRIDKLMNALKLTSLLPDKLKRMNDLLPRLKPAEPDLPEVLPAQGTQRARVAFFTGCVSEAMYSHVNRATVRVLQANGCEVVIPQTQACCGAIHYHSGADQAAMEFALQNLSAFDLDDIDAIIVNVAGCGAMLKDYGHIAEEIEGVSEEHREQLKRLASKFKDVSEFLFELGPIAPQGEIPFRATYHDACHLVHAQKVQNQPRKLLELIPALDLIPLNESTICCGAAGSYNLTQPEMADQLGKRKLNNILKTGAEIVISGNVGCTLQIDSKLRQSQQPLWVAHPMELLDLSYRGQKPSF, via the coding sequence ATGAAACCTGGCAGTTCTTTCTCTCAATCCGTTGATGTCTCAAAAGATTCCACAGAAATCCCCGGTTCTGAAATCCCTTACGAGAAATTTCTGGACTGTATTCACTGTGGTCTGTGTACCGCAGCCTGTCCCACTTATCTGGAAACGGGGAATGAAAACGACAGCCCGCGTGGACGCATTTACCTGATGCGAGCCGTGGTAGACCAGCGGGTTGAACTATCTGACGCCGTGCGCGGACATCTGGATCTGTGCCTGGACTGTCGTAGTTGTGAAACCGCATGTCCTTCCGGAGTCCAATATGGCCGCCTGATTGAACCCTTCCGCGTCGATATTCAGAAAATGGATGCCCGCCAGGGCAAAGGGGCACAACAGGACTGGTTCCACCGCTGGATCCTTTACCGCCTGTTTCCTTACCCCGGTCGAATTCGGATGACATTAGTGCCGGCACGGATCATGCAGGCTCTGCGAATCGACAAACTGATGAATGCCTTGAAACTGACCAGCCTGCTGCCGGACAAACTGAAGCGCATGAATGATCTGCTGCCACGCCTCAAGCCGGCGGAACCCGATCTGCCGGAAGTTCTGCCAGCCCAGGGTACGCAACGCGCCCGGGTTGCATTTTTTACTGGCTGTGTCTCAGAAGCGATGTACAGCCATGTGAATCGGGCCACCGTTCGAGTCCTGCAGGCCAATGGTTGCGAAGTCGTGATTCCCCAGACCCAGGCTTGCTGCGGCGCCATCCATTATCATAGCGGTGCCGACCAGGCTGCAATGGAATTTGCGTTACAGAACCTCTCCGCATTCGACCTGGACGATATCGATGCCATCATCGTCAATGTCGCCGGCTGTGGTGCCATGCTGAAAGATTATGGCCATATCGCAGAGGAAATCGAGGGAGTTTCTGAAGAACACAGAGAGCAGTTGAAACGGCTGGCATCAAAGTTCAAGGATGTCTCCGAGTTTCTGTTTGAACTGGGTCCGATTGCCCCCCAGGGAGAAATTCCCTTTCGCGCGACTTACCATGATGCCTGCCATCTGGTCCACGCTCAGAAAGTTCAAAATCAGCCCCGCAAGCTGCTGGAATTGATTCCCGCACTTGACCTGATTCCCCTCAACGAATCGACAATCTGCTGCGGGGCCGCAGGCAGCTATAACCTGACACAGCCGGAAATGGCGGACCAGTTGGGCAAACGCAAACTGAACAATATTCTGAAAACCGGAGCAGAAATCGTCATCAGCGGTAATGTAGGCTGCACACTGCAGATCGATTCCAAACTCCGCCAGTCTCAGCAACCACTCTGGGTGGCGCATCCCATGGAACTGCTCGATCTCAGCTATCGCGGGCAGAAACCATCATTTTAG
- a CDS encoding transglutaminase-like domain-containing protein, whose protein sequence is MKILKLTASLNYRLLFYVAVFLPVQLQAEQGIIQPQTQSGHKSEVITELIQPANITHEQGAAYSARLKIQRPADKDAKSRCELLENGKPLPFPHALHRRIREQGRGHYSHWTPGTLYFSTSDSTDPRTNGRKYELVSTESYLQKTASFVLTESNSEITVPVDLDRESHPLKMIWQNLDSKTTITPAWKCKGAPDLSSQSAMLASILKPGMNAEEKSIAIWRFLVDWRYHYDPAEQGDELHDPVKFLNVYGYGFCDDCATNFMVLARKAGLQSRVWGLSGHVVAETFYDGQWHMFDPDHQVFYRNRQGKIAGVEELAEQPQIITQTPRDPLGSPSELIAKLYTSTADNRVNERQPQIRDTSVLPVLEPLDYVEFRYSNPERVHQKNKSHSPEPPLAGEGILKRTVRDLHDLKQTAGNQRQWQLSWPYVLLSGHIDLALNSSEIHPRISISNDQKSWRPLQGEIKKNRLRLSLNEWIRKQSTAVYHCFIRLESPHQTDPAALIDQAAAELRFQFAPRALAHVQNGNNDFEMKLATEPAGPTKGLRVELIWKETD, encoded by the coding sequence ATGAAGATATTAAAACTGACGGCGAGTTTGAATTATCGATTGCTCTTTTATGTCGCAGTTTTCCTGCCTGTACAACTGCAAGCCGAGCAGGGCATCATCCAGCCCCAGACTCAATCAGGACACAAGTCAGAAGTGATCACAGAACTGATCCAGCCAGCCAACATCACGCATGAACAGGGTGCCGCCTACAGTGCGCGCCTGAAAATCCAGAGACCTGCTGACAAAGATGCAAAATCCCGATGTGAACTTCTGGAAAATGGAAAACCACTTCCATTCCCCCACGCCCTTCACAGACGAATCAGAGAGCAGGGCCGAGGCCACTATAGCCATTGGACTCCCGGGACTCTCTATTTCTCCACCAGTGACTCCACTGACCCCAGAACGAATGGAAGAAAATATGAACTGGTCAGTACCGAATCCTATCTGCAAAAAACAGCCTCATTCGTTTTGACGGAATCAAATTCGGAAATTACTGTTCCCGTGGATCTCGATAGAGAATCTCATCCCCTCAAAATGATCTGGCAGAACCTCGACTCAAAAACCACGATTACACCGGCCTGGAAATGCAAAGGAGCGCCTGATCTTTCCAGTCAGTCAGCAATGCTGGCCAGCATTCTCAAACCCGGTATGAACGCGGAAGAGAAATCGATCGCCATCTGGAGGTTCCTCGTCGACTGGCGCTACCACTACGATCCGGCAGAGCAGGGGGACGAACTCCATGATCCCGTCAAATTCCTGAATGTGTATGGTTATGGTTTTTGTGATGACTGTGCGACCAACTTCATGGTCCTCGCCAGAAAAGCAGGTTTGCAGAGTCGCGTCTGGGGCCTCTCAGGACACGTCGTCGCGGAAACCTTCTACGATGGTCAATGGCATATGTTCGACCCGGATCACCAGGTCTTTTATCGGAATCGGCAGGGAAAGATCGCGGGGGTCGAAGAACTGGCAGAACAGCCTCAGATCATCACCCAAACCCCCAGGGACCCGCTGGGAAGCCCATCTGAACTGATTGCGAAACTGTATACTTCCACTGCAGACAACCGGGTGAATGAGAGGCAACCACAAATCAGAGACACCAGCGTTTTACCGGTACTCGAACCTTTAGACTACGTCGAGTTCCGCTACTCCAACCCGGAACGGGTCCATCAAAAAAACAAATCCCACTCTCCAGAACCTCCCTTAGCAGGAGAGGGCATTCTCAAACGAACGGTTCGGGACCTGCATGATCTCAAACAGACTGCAGGCAATCAGCGACAATGGCAGTTAAGCTGGCCTTACGTCTTACTGTCAGGGCACATCGATCTCGCATTAAATTCTTCAGAGATTCATCCACGCATTTCCATTTCGAATGACCAGAAGTCCTGGAGACCACTGCAGGGAGAGATCAAAAAGAACCGCTTGCGTCTCTCGCTCAATGAATGGATTCGGAAACAATCCACGGCCGTCTATCACTGCTTTATCAGGCTGGAAAGTCCGCACCAGACAGACCCGGCAGCACTGATCGACCAGGCAGCAGCGGAATTACGTTTCCAGTTTGCCCCCCGCGCTCTGGCACATGTCCAGAATGGCAATAATGATTTTGAAATGAAGCTGGCGACGGAACCTGCAGGACCAACAAAAGGTCTGCGAGTAGAGCTCATCTGGAAAGAAACCGATTGA
- a CDS encoding dienelactone hydrolase family protein, translated as MRIKSTLLWLCLIMVAGPVGTAQAEDGVTRKRSEPASINSSWDDLLDGIDTPEDWIEHKKVLKKRYLNLIRDQFKPDKPDLQIQFHDTVIVDGVYRRQLISYQVEDDERAHAYLGVPLFLRGPAPAVVALHGTYKQGKSRAAGLIENPDKAYLDHLCRRGYVVIAPDHFVAGHRIPKAGPYDTEAFYKKHPEWTAVGKFTYEHSIAIDVLQTMKEVVPDKIGVLGHSLGGHGSMFLAAYDDRVQAAAGNCSASFFRQNSKVEAWSRDHWYIYFKHIRPDLLKGELPPIDFHEIMALIAPRAFLDLSGLNDGDPLTQRQRVLMLLKVMDVYELEKAPQNFAFFVHGKGHSVAHESRELMYGWMDSHLKPSAATKTKLVTP; from the coding sequence ATGCGAATTAAATCCACGTTATTATGGCTCTGTCTTATCATGGTGGCAGGTCCTGTCGGCACGGCTCAGGCAGAAGACGGTGTCACCCGAAAACGGTCAGAGCCAGCGAGCATCAACTCATCCTGGGATGATCTGCTTGACGGCATTGATACTCCGGAAGATTGGATTGAGCATAAAAAGGTGCTCAAAAAACGCTATCTAAACCTGATCCGAGACCAGTTCAAACCTGATAAACCAGACCTGCAAATTCAGTTTCATGATACGGTGATCGTGGATGGTGTCTATCGCCGACAATTGATCAGTTATCAGGTCGAAGATGATGAACGGGCGCATGCTTACCTGGGAGTCCCTTTGTTCTTGCGGGGACCGGCTCCTGCGGTCGTTGCTTTGCATGGAACTTATAAACAGGGAAAATCGCGGGCAGCCGGTCTGATTGAGAATCCCGATAAAGCCTACCTGGATCATTTATGTCGGCGAGGATACGTGGTGATTGCTCCCGACCATTTTGTTGCCGGTCACCGCATTCCCAAAGCAGGTCCTTACGATACCGAGGCATTTTACAAAAAACATCCCGAGTGGACTGCTGTGGGCAAATTTACCTACGAGCACTCGATTGCCATCGATGTGCTGCAGACAATGAAAGAAGTAGTGCCCGATAAAATTGGGGTGCTGGGACATTCTCTGGGCGGGCATGGATCGATGTTTCTCGCAGCCTATGATGATCGTGTCCAGGCCGCCGCTGGTAACTGCAGTGCCTCTTTTTTCCGCCAGAACTCAAAAGTGGAAGCCTGGTCCCGCGATCACTGGTATATCTACTTTAAACACATCCGCCCTGACCTGTTGAAAGGGGAACTGCCTCCGATTGACTTTCATGAAATCATGGCTCTGATCGCGCCGCGGGCTTTTCTGGACCTGTCCGGACTGAATGATGGAGATCCCCTGACTCAACGCCAGCGAGTGCTGATGTTACTCAAAGTCATGGATGTGTACGAACTGGAAAAGGCACCGCAGAACTTCGCATTTTTTGTACACGGAAAAGGTCATTCTGTCGCGCATGAATCACGCGAGTTGATGTATGGCTGGATGGATTCGCATCTGAAGCCATCCGCGGCAACAAAAACAAAACTGGTAACACCCTGA
- the sixA gene encoding phosphohistidine phosphatase SixA — MELIIIRHGKAEHAGVVPGGDSARPLTEHGSYQFRKVAQWMVEHQSCPDLILHSPLVRTTQTARILQEVAELDDDFCHPQNWLGFGLNLEELLSFVSKTAYERVAVVAHMPDVARCTSELIGGGYITFKPGNAACIQFDSVITPGQGSLKWHLSAPLFNLHSF; from the coding sequence ATGGAGCTGATTATTATCAGGCATGGAAAAGCGGAGCATGCCGGCGTTGTACCTGGAGGAGATTCTGCCAGACCTTTGACCGAACATGGCAGTTATCAGTTTCGCAAGGTGGCGCAATGGATGGTCGAGCATCAGAGTTGCCCTGACTTGATTCTGCACAGCCCGCTGGTAAGAACCACTCAAACCGCACGGATCCTGCAGGAAGTAGCGGAGTTGGATGACGACTTCTGTCATCCTCAGAACTGGCTTGGTTTCGGTTTGAATCTGGAGGAACTGCTCTCGTTCGTCAGTAAGACTGCTTATGAACGTGTCGCAGTCGTCGCACACATGCCTGATGTGGCACGTTGTACTTCGGAACTGATCGGTGGTGGCTACATCACATTCAAACCTGGCAACGCCGCGTGTATTCAGTTTGATTCAGTGATCACACCAGGCCAGGGAAGTTTGAAATGGCATCTGAGTGCACCTCTATTTAATCTTCACTCGTTTTGA